A genomic segment from Actinoplanes sichuanensis encodes:
- a CDS encoding elongation factor G, with product MALLNLGIVAHVDAGKTSLTERLLFEAGAVSRPGSVDDGTTRTDSMELERQRGITIRAAVTSISLGDLTVNLLDTPGHPDFIAEVERSLAVLDAAVLVVSAVEGVQPQTVAIWRALRRIGVPTLFFVNKVDRRGADVDRVTGQIRRRLATAPVSLTTVKDQGDPIAAVRAKRLDSEPVVSGVAEADDRIAEKWLAGEPVRVRDVRRAIRRAVRGARLSPVVCGSAITGAGVPQLRHILTDLLPRSDERDGPLAGTVFAVDRDGQGRRAWVRLWSGRLSVRDRVDLGGTRPQTVTQIEVSEPEGVLVRRSAAAGQIAAVRGLSARIGQHVGQPPRRRLYRFPPPTRQALVEPVDPARRLALFAGLTELADEDPLVDLRLDDQQEQAVIRLHGEVQKEVIAALLHDRYGVAVRFSGTLTACIERVAGSGSAQDRIRERENPYLAGIGLRIEAAPAGHGVEFRPGIEPGRLPPAFIAATEEGVRAALRQGPHGWPVTDCVVTMTSSQYCPRQSRPHQKFDKSISSVAGDFRHLAPVVVAEALRTARTRVCHPVERFDVNLPDEVADVVTALLGRAGAVIRDTTTAGGYLEVSGVLPSSRVPQVVAALPDLTGGEAVLTARFDHYAPVTGEDPPVMRRRGPDPADRAGWFRAVPR from the coding sequence TTGGCATTGTTGAATCTCGGGATCGTCGCCCATGTTGACGCCGGCAAGACCAGCCTGACCGAGCGCCTGCTGTTCGAGGCCGGGGCCGTCTCGCGCCCCGGAAGCGTCGACGACGGCACCACCCGCACCGACTCGATGGAGCTGGAACGGCAGCGCGGCATCACCATCCGCGCCGCCGTGACCTCGATCAGCCTCGGTGACCTGACCGTCAATCTGCTCGACACCCCGGGCCACCCGGATTTCATCGCCGAGGTCGAGCGGTCGCTGGCCGTCCTCGACGCGGCGGTTCTCGTGGTGTCCGCCGTGGAGGGTGTCCAGCCGCAGACCGTCGCCATCTGGCGGGCCCTGCGCCGGATCGGCGTACCCACTCTCTTCTTCGTCAACAAGGTGGATCGGCGTGGCGCCGACGTGGACCGGGTGACCGGTCAGATCCGCCGACGGCTGGCCACCGCCCCGGTGTCCCTCACCACGGTCAAGGACCAGGGCGACCCCATCGCAGCGGTACGGGCGAAGCGTCTCGATTCCGAGCCGGTGGTCTCCGGGGTGGCCGAGGCCGACGACCGGATCGCGGAGAAGTGGCTGGCCGGGGAGCCGGTCCGGGTCCGTGACGTGCGTCGGGCGATCCGGCGGGCGGTCCGTGGCGCCCGGCTCAGCCCGGTGGTCTGCGGCTCGGCGATCACCGGAGCCGGGGTGCCCCAGCTGCGCCACATCCTGACCGACCTGCTGCCGCGTAGCGACGAACGGGACGGTCCGCTGGCCGGCACGGTCTTCGCCGTCGACCGGGACGGTCAGGGGCGGCGGGCCTGGGTGCGGCTGTGGTCCGGGCGGCTGAGCGTCCGCGACCGGGTGGACCTCGGCGGGACCCGCCCGCAGACCGTCACCCAGATCGAGGTCAGTGAGCCGGAGGGCGTCCTGGTGCGCCGGTCGGCCGCGGCCGGGCAGATCGCCGCCGTGCGCGGGCTCTCCGCCCGAATCGGCCAGCACGTCGGGCAACCGCCCCGGCGGCGGCTCTACCGGTTCCCGCCGCCGACCCGGCAGGCCCTGGTCGAGCCGGTCGACCCGGCCCGGCGGCTGGCCCTGTTCGCCGGTCTGACCGAGCTCGCCGACGAGGACCCATTGGTCGACCTGCGGCTCGACGATCAGCAGGAACAGGCGGTGATCAGGCTGCACGGCGAGGTGCAGAAGGAGGTCATCGCGGCCCTGTTGCACGATCGGTACGGGGTGGCGGTGCGGTTCTCCGGCACGCTCACCGCCTGTATCGAGCGGGTCGCCGGTTCCGGGTCGGCGCAGGACCGGATCCGGGAGCGCGAGAATCCGTACCTGGCCGGGATCGGTCTGCGGATCGAGGCCGCCCCGGCCGGGCACGGTGTCGAGTTCCGGCCCGGCATCGAACCCGGCCGGCTGCCTCCGGCGTTCATCGCCGCCACCGAGGAGGGGGTGCGGGCCGCGCTACGGCAGGGCCCGCACGGCTGGCCGGTCACCGACTGCGTGGTCACCATGACGTCGTCGCAGTACTGCCCGCGGCAGAGCCGGCCGCACCAGAAATTCGACAAGTCGATCTCCAGTGTGGCCGGCGACTTCCGGCACCTGGCCCCGGTCGTGGTGGCCGAAGCACTGCGCACCGCCCGGACCCGGGTGTGCCATCCGGTCGAACGGTTCGACGTGAACCTGCCGGACGAGGTGGCCGACGTGGTGACGGCGCTGCTCGGCCGGGCCGGGGCGGTCATCCGGGACACCACGACGGCCGGCGGATATCTCGAGGTGAGTGGTGTCCTGCCGTCGTCGCGGGTACCGCAGGTGGTGGCCGCCCTGCCCGACCTGACCGGAGGTGAGGCCGTGCTGACCGCCCGGTTCGACCACTACGCGCCGGTCACCGGGGAGGACCCGCCGGTGATGCGGCGGCGCGGCCCCGACCCGGCCGACCGTGCCGGGTGGTTCCGCGCCGTACCACGCTAG
- the murJ gene encoding murein biosynthesis integral membrane protein MurJ translates to MAVATLASRVAGFLRILVLAAALGLGTRLLDTYNVANTLPNAVYELVVGGTMASIVVPLLTRASLSEPDGGVLYAQRLLSLIVYVLSAVTILAVVIAPWLIDLYAPGFTVEQRDLAIVFSRFFLPQILFYGLSATTGAILNIRGRFAAGAWAPLCNSVIVIAVGLTYLSVAGSAAAGTGLSTGHLLLLGLGTTAGVVAQTILVLWALARSGFPVRLRLDPRGIGIRRIGKLGVWVLLAVVASQTLTAAATRAASWAGPGGVTAYQNASAVYLVPYAVIAVSVMTAILPRLSQYAARGERNRVTTGLSRAVRTALVVMAPIAAAFLLLGPHIATVLFAHGNSSAATVRVLGLVLAGFGLTLVPFTSYMILQRGLYALQDTRTSALITALVAAVGVAGCAAAGWLLPGEDIVIGIPVAYALAYTVGLNVTALVLRRRLGYLDGRRLVRTHVRVLVATAAGAGCAGLVVWAVDAATWAGALTTLTGAVFAGAVGYLAAGRLMRLAELRHLLNLALPGLRTW, encoded by the coding sequence ATGGCGGTGGCCACGCTGGCCTCCCGGGTCGCCGGGTTCCTGCGGATTCTGGTGCTGGCCGCCGCACTCGGGCTGGGCACCCGCCTGCTCGACACCTACAACGTGGCGAACACGCTGCCGAACGCGGTCTACGAGCTGGTCGTCGGCGGCACCATGGCCAGCATCGTGGTGCCGCTGCTGACCCGGGCGAGCCTGAGCGAACCGGACGGCGGGGTGCTCTACGCGCAGCGGCTGCTGTCGCTGATCGTGTACGTGCTGAGCGCCGTCACGATCCTCGCCGTCGTGATCGCGCCGTGGCTGATCGACCTGTACGCGCCCGGATTCACCGTCGAGCAGCGGGACCTGGCCATCGTGTTCAGCCGGTTCTTCCTGCCGCAGATCCTGTTCTACGGGCTGAGCGCCACCACCGGGGCGATCCTCAACATCCGGGGCCGGTTCGCGGCCGGGGCGTGGGCGCCGCTCTGCAACAGCGTCATCGTCATCGCGGTCGGCCTGACCTACCTGTCGGTGGCCGGCAGCGCGGCCGCCGGGACCGGGCTGAGCACCGGGCATCTGCTGCTGCTCGGGCTGGGCACCACGGCCGGGGTGGTGGCGCAGACCATCCTGGTGCTGTGGGCGCTGGCCCGCAGCGGGTTCCCGGTGCGGCTGCGGCTCGACCCGCGGGGCATCGGCATCCGGCGGATCGGGAAGCTCGGCGTGTGGGTGCTGCTCGCGGTGGTGGCCTCGCAGACGCTCACCGCGGCGGCGACCCGGGCGGCGTCCTGGGCCGGGCCGGGCGGGGTCACCGCCTATCAGAACGCGAGCGCCGTCTACCTCGTACCGTATGCGGTGATCGCCGTCTCGGTGATGACCGCGATCCTGCCGCGCCTGAGCCAGTACGCGGCCCGCGGCGAACGCAACCGGGTCACCACCGGCCTGTCCCGGGCGGTCCGCACCGCGCTCGTCGTGATGGCCCCGATCGCCGCCGCTTTCCTGCTGCTCGGCCCGCACATCGCGACGGTGCTGTTCGCGCACGGCAACAGCAGCGCGGCGACCGTCCGGGTGCTCGGGCTGGTGCTCGCCGGGTTCGGGCTGACGCTGGTGCCGTTCACCAGTTACATGATTCTCCAGCGAGGGCTGTACGCGCTGCAGGACACCAGGACGTCCGCGCTGATCACCGCGCTGGTGGCGGCGGTCGGGGTGGCCGGGTGCGCGGCCGCCGGGTGGCTGCTGCCGGGCGAGGACATCGTGATCGGCATCCCGGTCGCGTACGCGCTCGCTTACACCGTCGGGCTGAACGTGACCGCGCTGGTACTGCGCCGGCGCCTCGGTTACCTGGACGGGCGGCGTCTGGTCCGTACCCATGTGCGGGTGCTGGTGGCGACGGCGGCCGGCGCCGGATGCGCCGGCCTCGTCGTCTGGGCCGTCGACGCGGCGACCTGGGCCGGTGCGCTGACCACGCTGACCGGGGCCGTGTTCGCGGGGGCCGTCGGATATCTCGCCGCCGGGCGGCTGATGCGCCTGGCCGAACTGCGACACCTGCTGAATCTGGCCCTGCCCGGCCTGCGCACCTGGTGA
- a CDS encoding tyrosinase family oxidase copper chaperone, whose product MAKTNRRDVLRYGAAGAVTAATAVVAGQELASADPPPGPGDKKDLTDLLDPRDFDELFKGKKIRGLHNLRGRKELMINNRRLALTEIKTLFVPADGSPPYVGVGYISALNHYDPVEIDGSRNRDGLRKLAKKVVDILGDFELADAAAQDHAH is encoded by the coding sequence ATGGCGAAGACGAACCGTCGTGACGTCCTGCGCTACGGCGCGGCCGGAGCGGTGACGGCTGCCACGGCCGTGGTAGCCGGCCAGGAGTTGGCGAGCGCCGATCCGCCACCGGGGCCGGGCGACAAGAAGGACCTCACGGACCTGCTCGACCCGCGCGACTTCGACGAGCTCTTCAAGGGCAAGAAGATCCGCGGCCTGCACAACCTCCGGGGCCGCAAGGAGTTGATGATCAACAATCGGCGGCTCGCCCTGACCGAGATCAAAACCCTGTTCGTGCCGGCCGACGGGTCGCCGCCGTACGTCGGGGTGGGCTACATCAGCGCCCTGAACCACTACGACCCGGTCGAGATCGACGGCAGTCGCAACCGCGACGGGCTGCGCAAGCTGGCGAAGAAGGTCGTGGACATCCTCGGCGACTTCGAGCTGGCCGACGCCGCCGCGCAAGACCACGCGCACTGA
- a CDS encoding right-handed parallel beta-helix repeat-containing protein — translation MIALLAVIPVAAAGGLAATSWAAGSVWYVSPTGSDTAAGSQAAPFKSIARAQTAATAGDTVYLRAGTYSYTTATTSCASRTSVVDAITLNKSGTSGSPINYWNYPGEKVLFDFTGMTSDCRIKGFDVTGSHLHLRGLEIKGVPQNNNLNHESWGVWISGSSNTFEKLNTHHIMGPGVFIASGSNNLVLNSDSHDNYDPYSSNGAGENADGFGAHIGAGRAGNVFRGCRAWWNTDDGFDLINAYSSVTIENSWAWRNGYLPQTTTAAGNGAGFKAGGYGGVYVSNGVKHTVRTSVAFLNRGPGFYSNHHPVANDYFNNTAYSNGIGFNMLGINSSGAAVGLGTLRNNIAYGGTLTANLSGTTASNNSWNLGVTMSDSQFQSVSTTGWNVSRQSDGSLPALTSLHLATGSTLINKGVNVGLPYNGSAPDVGAFETS, via the coding sequence ATGATCGCCCTGCTGGCAGTGATCCCCGTCGCTGCCGCCGGCGGTCTCGCCGCCACCAGCTGGGCGGCCGGCAGCGTCTGGTACGTCTCCCCCACCGGCAGTGACACCGCGGCCGGCAGCCAGGCCGCCCCGTTCAAGTCGATCGCCCGCGCGCAGACCGCCGCCACCGCCGGCGACACCGTCTACCTGCGCGCCGGCACCTACTCCTACACCACCGCGACCACCAGCTGCGCCAGCCGGACCTCGGTGGTGGACGCGATCACCCTGAACAAGAGCGGCACCTCGGGCAGCCCGATCAACTACTGGAACTACCCCGGTGAGAAGGTGCTCTTCGACTTCACCGGGATGACCAGTGACTGCCGGATCAAGGGCTTCGACGTGACCGGCAGCCACCTGCACCTGCGGGGCCTGGAGATCAAGGGGGTGCCGCAGAACAACAACCTCAACCACGAGTCGTGGGGAGTGTGGATCTCCGGCAGTTCCAACACGTTCGAGAAGCTGAACACGCACCACATCATGGGTCCCGGTGTGTTCATCGCCAGTGGCAGCAACAACCTGGTGCTCAACTCCGACTCGCACGACAACTACGACCCGTACAGCTCGAACGGGGCCGGCGAGAACGCCGACGGGTTCGGGGCGCACATCGGGGCGGGCCGGGCCGGGAACGTGTTCCGGGGCTGCCGGGCCTGGTGGAACACCGACGACGGCTTCGACCTGATCAACGCGTACTCGTCGGTGACGATCGAGAACTCGTGGGCGTGGCGTAACGGGTACCTGCCGCAGACCACCACGGCGGCCGGGAACGGCGCGGGCTTCAAGGCCGGCGGGTACGGCGGCGTCTACGTGTCGAACGGGGTCAAGCACACGGTCCGCACCTCGGTGGCGTTCCTGAACCGGGGGCCGGGCTTCTACAGCAACCATCACCCGGTCGCCAACGACTACTTCAACAACACCGCCTACAGCAACGGCATCGGCTTCAACATGCTGGGCATCAACTCCAGCGGCGCCGCGGTCGGGCTCGGCACACTGCGCAACAACATCGCGTACGGCGGAACACTCACCGCCAACCTGAGCGGGACGACCGCGTCGAACAACTCGTGGAACCTCGGCGTGACCATGTCCGACAGCCAGTTCCAGAGCGTGTCGACGACCGGCTGGAACGTGTCGCGGCAGTCCGACGGCAGCCTGCCGGCGCTGACCTCGCTGCATCTGGCCACCGGGAGCACCCTGATCAACAAGGGGGTGAACGTGGGCCTGCCGTACAACGGATCAGCGCCGGACGTCGGCGCCTTCGAAACCTCCTAG
- a CDS encoding tyrosinase family protein, whose product MAVRKSITAITVAEGTAFINALRQFKTTSANGRNYNWYIDQHVLYFSRTADNISHAHQSPSFFPWHREYLRLLELDLQTVSGNPNVFIPYWDWTGSAHPFSADFLGAITNGSVTSGNFSPSWGWSLYRSSIQTNFLQRRVGVNASRPTAATVNGVQSYQVYDQSPWDATVSNSYRNRNEILLHNRVHNYVGGHMATREAPNDPVFWLHHCNIDRLWWLWQNANGPDTYQPRTGFTAGVIDNNETMRPFANGRTPSVVRDIGSLGYSYQ is encoded by the coding sequence ATGGCAGTACGCAAGAGCATCACCGCGATCACCGTGGCGGAGGGGACCGCATTCATCAATGCGCTGCGCCAGTTCAAGACGACGTCGGCGAACGGGCGGAACTACAACTGGTACATCGACCAGCATGTGCTCTATTTCTCCCGGACCGCGGACAACATCAGTCACGCCCACCAGTCGCCGTCGTTCTTCCCATGGCACCGTGAATACCTGCGCCTGCTGGAACTCGATCTGCAGACGGTGAGCGGCAACCCGAACGTCTTCATCCCCTACTGGGACTGGACCGGCTCCGCGCACCCGTTCTCCGCCGACTTCCTCGGCGCGATCACCAACGGCAGCGTGACCAGCGGCAACTTCAGCCCGTCGTGGGGCTGGTCGCTCTACCGCAGCAGCATCCAGACCAACTTCCTGCAGCGGCGGGTCGGCGTGAACGCGAGCCGGCCCACCGCCGCGACCGTCAACGGTGTCCAGAGCTACCAGGTGTACGACCAGTCGCCCTGGGATGCCACGGTGTCCAACAGCTACCGCAACCGCAACGAGATCCTGCTGCACAACCGGGTGCACAACTACGTCGGCGGGCACATGGCCACCCGGGAGGCGCCCAACGATCCCGTGTTCTGGCTGCACCACTGCAACATCGACAGGCTGTGGTGGCTGTGGCAGAACGCCAACGGCCCGGACACCTACCAGCCGCGGACCGGTTTCACGGCAGGTGTCATCGACAACAACGAGACGATGCGCCCGTTCGCGAACGGGCGTACCCCGTCCGTGGTCCGCGACATCGGCTCCCTGGGCTACAGCTACCAGTGA
- a CDS encoding tyrosinase family oxidase copper chaperone, with amino-acid sequence MHHDKRTVKRPGYAARGIAVLAVAVGLATTAGTVWAGTGPDVDPAPAPSAPVVAKPGFYETYRGHHIMGWGADAKACAYIDGVPLVLYPSGDGRYTSNLAGFQQEASVRAITKASVKTLGDLAPAVPSDAPAHCPALIVRKPAAKPTTSAPVPKPAAEPVSKK; translated from the coding sequence ATGCACCACGACAAACGAACGGTGAAGCGCCCGGGATACGCCGCGCGGGGAATCGCCGTGCTGGCGGTGGCGGTCGGGCTGGCCACCACGGCGGGCACCGTGTGGGCCGGCACCGGGCCGGACGTGGACCCGGCACCGGCACCGTCCGCGCCGGTCGTCGCCAAACCCGGGTTCTACGAGACCTACCGCGGGCACCACATCATGGGGTGGGGTGCGGACGCGAAGGCGTGCGCATACATCGACGGGGTGCCGCTGGTGCTCTACCCGAGCGGGGACGGCCGATACACCAGCAACCTGGCGGGCTTTCAGCAGGAGGCCAGTGTCCGGGCGATCACCAAGGCGTCGGTGAAGACACTGGGCGACCTCGCTCCGGCGGTGCCCTCCGATGCGCCGGCCCACTGCCCGGCCCTCATCGTGCGCAAGCCGGCCGCCAAGCCGACCACATCGGCGCCCGTTCCCAAGCCCGCCGCCGAGCCGGTCTCCAAGAAATAG